The following proteins are co-located in the Sporosarcina pasteurii genome:
- a CDS encoding DUF350 domain-containing protein yields MIKSGFWSHPLVETAGYFSVVVLCLLVSMVLFELVTKYQNWEQIKKGNFAVAMATGGKIFGVANIFRFSIERHNTLPEMIGWGFYGFILLVFAYILFEFMTPKFNVDKEIEADNRSVGFISLTISVGLSFVIGASIS; encoded by the coding sequence GTGATAAAATCCGGTTTTTGGTCCCATCCATTAGTAGAAACAGCAGGGTATTTTAGTGTTGTTGTCCTATGTTTACTCGTATCAATGGTATTATTTGAACTTGTGACGAAATATCAAAACTGGGAACAAATAAAAAAAGGGAATTTCGCCGTCGCAATGGCTACAGGCGGTAAAATTTTTGGCGTCGCCAATATCTTCCGATTTTCAATTGAAAGGCATAATACGTTGCCTGAGATGATTGGTTGGGGATTTTATGGTTTTATATTACTTGTATTTGCATATATCTTGTTTGAGTTTATGACGCCTAAATTTAATGTGGATAAGGAAATAGAGGCAGATAATCGTTCAGTTGGTTTTATTTCACTTACGATTTCAGTAGGCTTGTCATTTGTCATTGGAGCAAGTATTTCATAG
- a CDS encoding AMP-binding protein, producing the protein MINKPWLSLYPPEISAKVSYEKIPIHEYLTRAYKASPDKIAIHFMGKNITYREFYQSTLKFANYLRSLGIEKGDRVAIMLPNCPQSAIAYFGILYSGAIVVQTNPLYTERELKYQMVNSGAKAIIALDLLYPRVTNIVKETSLEHVIITGIKDYLPFPKNVIYPFIQKKEHGISIKVEHRGINHLYTEMMKIAKEEPIRTVFDFEEDIALLQYTGGTTGPPKGVMLTHKNLVSNTAMCEQWLYKSKRGEGVVLGMLPFFHVYGMTTVLILTVMMNNKMVLMPKPDMDLALKMIDKQKPTLFPGAPTMYIGLLNHPKIGKYDLSSISACISGSATLPIEVKDKFEKVTGGKLVEGYGLTETSPVTHANFVWAGAEHNEKGSVGVPWPGTEACILGPETSKPLAIGEIGEIAVKGPQVMKGYWQMPEETAATFRDGWLLTGDLGYMDEKERFYIADRKKDMIIASGFNIYPREVEEVLYEHDAILECVVAGVPDAYRGETVKAYIVLKEGASVTEEALDKYCREQLAAYKAPRFYEFRDELPKTAVGKILRRTLIEEEKKKMNQDLVNS; encoded by the coding sequence ATGATAAATAAACCTTGGTTAAGTTTGTATCCACCTGAAATATCTGCAAAGGTGAGCTATGAGAAAATCCCGATTCACGAGTATTTAACGCGTGCGTATAAAGCTTCACCGGACAAAATTGCAATTCATTTTATGGGGAAAAATATTACGTATCGAGAGTTCTATCAATCTACATTAAAGTTCGCAAACTATTTACGTTCACTAGGGATCGAAAAAGGTGATAGAGTTGCAATCATGTTGCCAAACTGTCCGCAAAGTGCGATAGCATATTTTGGAATATTGTACAGCGGTGCCATCGTTGTCCAGACGAACCCTCTCTATACCGAACGCGAATTAAAGTATCAAATGGTCAATTCGGGTGCAAAAGCAATTATCGCACTCGATTTATTGTATCCGCGCGTAACGAATATTGTGAAGGAAACATCGTTAGAGCACGTAATCATTACTGGTATTAAGGATTATTTGCCATTTCCTAAAAACGTGATCTACCCTTTTATTCAAAAAAAGGAACATGGCATTTCAATTAAAGTAGAACATCGCGGAATAAACCATTTGTACACTGAAATGATGAAAATCGCAAAGGAGGAACCGATTCGTACAGTGTTTGATTTTGAAGAAGATATCGCATTGCTTCAATATACAGGAGGCACAACAGGACCGCCAAAAGGCGTTATGTTAACCCATAAAAACTTAGTGTCTAACACAGCGATGTGTGAACAATGGCTTTATAAGTCGAAACGCGGTGAAGGAGTTGTTCTAGGCATGTTGCCGTTTTTCCATGTATATGGGATGACGACTGTACTAATTTTAACGGTGATGATGAATAATAAAATGGTGCTGATGCCGAAACCTGATATGGATTTAGCATTAAAAATGATTGACAAACAAAAACCGACGTTATTTCCAGGCGCCCCAACGATGTATATCGGTCTTTTGAATCATCCTAAGATCGGGAAATATGATTTATCATCTATCTCAGCATGTATTAGTGGTTCCGCAACACTCCCCATTGAAGTGAAAGATAAATTTGAGAAAGTTACAGGCGGAAAATTAGTCGAAGGATACGGGTTAACCGAAACATCTCCAGTGACCCATGCGAATTTTGTTTGGGCAGGCGCTGAACATAATGAAAAAGGTTCCGTTGGCGTTCCATGGCCGGGTACAGAGGCTTGTATTCTTGGTCCTGAAACATCTAAACCATTAGCAATTGGAGAAATTGGAGAAATTGCGGTAAAAGGTCCCCAAGTAATGAAGGGGTATTGGCAAATGCCTGAAGAGACAGCAGCAACATTTCGCGATGGCTGGCTGTTAACGGGTGATTTAGGCTATATGGATGAAAAAGAACGTTTTTATATTGCTGATCGGAAAAAAGATATGATTATTGCCAGTGGCTTTAATATTTATCCTCGGGAAGTTGAGGAAGTACTTTATGAGCATGACGCAATTTTAGAATGCGTCGTCGCAGGTGTCCCGGATGCATATCGTGGCGAGACCGTAAAAGCGTATATCGTGTTAAAAGAGGGCGCTTCAGTTACGGAAGAAGCGTTAGATAAATACTGTAGAGAACAACTAGCTGCTTACAAAGCACCACGTTTCTATGAATTCCGTGATGAACTTCCGAAAACTGCGGTTGGCAAAATTTTACGGAGAACGCTTATTGAAGAAGAGAAGAAGAAAATGAATCAAGATTTAGTAAATTCATAA
- a CDS encoding TetR/AcrR family transcriptional regulator produces the protein MKRDKPKYKQIIDAAVIAIAQNGYHQAQVSKIAKEAGVADGTIYLYFKNKEDILVSVFREKMAIFTHNLRVILEEDIDTSKRLFKMIDNHFRVLHEDRHLAIVTQLELRQSGKKLRLRINEVLKEYLDLLDVILKDGIERNDLDQTLDIRLARQMIFGTIDETITSWVMNEQKYDLIELSPNVHKLIMNAIKA, from the coding sequence ATGAAACGCGATAAACCGAAATACAAACAAATCATAGATGCAGCCGTTATCGCTATTGCACAAAATGGCTATCATCAAGCACAAGTTTCAAAAATCGCTAAAGAAGCAGGGGTTGCCGATGGGACAATCTATCTTTACTTTAAAAATAAAGAAGATATTTTGGTGTCGGTATTTAGAGAAAAAATGGCGATTTTTACACACAATTTACGTGTAATTCTGGAAGAAGATATAGATACATCCAAACGATTATTCAAAATGATCGACAATCATTTTCGCGTACTTCATGAAGACCGCCATCTTGCCATTGTCACTCAGTTAGAATTGCGACAATCCGGGAAGAAACTACGTTTACGGATTAATGAAGTGTTAAAAGAATATCTGGATTTATTAGACGTGATTTTAAAGGATGGTATAGAACGCAATGACCTAGATCAAACGCTGGATATCCGTCTAGCGCGTCAAATGATTTTCGGAACAATTGACGAAACAATCACTTCATGGGTGATGAATGAGCAAAAGTATGATTTAATAGAATTATCACCAAATGTACATAAGCTTATCATGAATGCGATAAAAGCTTAA
- a CDS encoding enoyl-CoA hydratase — protein sequence MEFLSIEQEQGVATVTINRPPANALARALILEINALLDQVEEDDNVRVVVLRGEGRFFSAGADIKEFTDVTSGEEFTKLASNGQEVFERLESFHKPVIAAIHGAALGGGLELAMACHMRFVSDNAKLGLPELQLGLIPGFAGTQRLPRYVGVPKAAEMLLTSDPISGKEAVDYGLANKAFSEEELFNKTAEIAQKIAKKSPIAVKAALEMLQFTKTSTYYEGVQAEANSFGEVFVSEDAKEGIQAFIEKREPVFQGK from the coding sequence ATGGAGTTTTTGTCAATCGAACAAGAACAAGGTGTTGCAACAGTAACCATTAATAGACCACCTGCCAACGCATTAGCGCGTGCGTTAATTCTTGAGATTAACGCATTGCTCGACCAGGTTGAAGAGGATGATAACGTACGTGTTGTTGTTCTTCGCGGTGAAGGAAGGTTTTTCTCAGCAGGCGCGGACATTAAAGAATTCACAGACGTTACATCAGGCGAAGAGTTTACAAAACTCGCGTCGAATGGACAAGAAGTTTTTGAGCGACTTGAATCTTTCCATAAACCTGTTATTGCAGCCATTCATGGAGCGGCGCTGGGTGGTGGATTAGAACTGGCGATGGCCTGTCATATGCGTTTCGTATCGGATAATGCAAAACTTGGCCTGCCGGAATTACAACTAGGGTTAATTCCTGGCTTCGCGGGAACACAGCGACTGCCGCGTTATGTGGGGGTGCCAAAAGCCGCTGAAATGCTGTTAACGAGTGACCCAATTTCTGGTAAAGAAGCAGTTGATTATGGGCTTGCGAATAAAGCTTTTTCAGAGGAAGAGCTGTTCAATAAGACTGCGGAAATCGCACAGAAAATTGCTAAGAAGAGCCCGATTGCAGTGAAAGCAGCTTTAGAAATGTTGCAATTTACTAAAACTTCCACTTATTATGAAGGCGTTCAAGCCGAGGCGAATTCTTTTGGTGAAGTATTTGTTTCTGAAGATGCTAAAGAAGGAATTCAAGCATTTATTGAAAAGCGAGAACCTGTATTTCAAGGGAAATGA
- a CDS encoding electron transfer flavoprotein subunit beta/FixA family protein: MNIYVLVKRTFDTEEKITVNNGAIVEDGAEFIINPYDEYAIEEAITVRDEHGGEVTVITIGDEEAEKQLRTALAMGADKAVLINTEDDLDEMDEFTVAKIISEYLSDKDADLILAGNVAIDGGSGQVGPRVAEMLGINYVTTITKLEIDGTDVKIVRDVEGDSEVLETALPLLVTAQQGLNEPRYPSLPGIMKAKRKPLEELELDDLDLDEDDVEAKTETVNVFLPPAKEAGRILEGEIADQVKELVQLLKDEAKVI, from the coding sequence ATGAATATTTATGTTTTGGTAAAACGTACTTTTGATACTGAGGAAAAAATTACAGTTAATAATGGTGCAATTGTTGAAGATGGGGCGGAATTCATCATTAATCCATATGACGAATATGCAATTGAAGAAGCAATTACAGTTCGCGATGAACATGGCGGAGAAGTAACTGTTATTACAATCGGGGATGAAGAAGCAGAAAAACAGCTACGCACAGCTTTAGCAATGGGTGCAGATAAAGCAGTTTTAATTAATACAGAAGATGATTTAGATGAAATGGATGAATTTACAGTTGCGAAGATTATTTCTGAGTACTTAAGTGATAAAGATGCAGATTTGATCCTTGCAGGAAACGTTGCAATTGACGGCGGTTCAGGTCAAGTTGGCCCACGTGTTGCAGAAATGCTTGGCATAAACTATGTAACTACGATTACAAAGCTAGAAATTGACGGTACAGACGTGAAGATTGTTCGTGACGTTGAAGGAGATTCTGAAGTACTCGAAACAGCACTGCCATTATTAGTGACGGCGCAACAAGGGTTAAACGAGCCACGTTATCCTTCATTGCCTGGGATTATGAAAGCGAAAAGAAAGCCGCTAGAAGAGTTGGAGCTCGATGACCTGGATCTTGATGAGGACGACGTAGAAGCAAAAACTGAAACGGTTAATGTGTTCTTACCACCTGCAAAAGAAGCGGGACGAATCCTTGAAGGTGAAATAGCAGATCAAGTGAAAGAACTTGTTCAGTTACTGAAAGATGAAGCGAAAGTCATTTAA
- a CDS encoding electron transfer flavoprotein subunit alpha/FixB family protein: MSKKVLVLGETRDGVLRNVSFEAIAAAKKVSAGGEVVGVLLGDSVQSLGAEMIQYGADRVVTVEHEKLKQYTSDGYSQGFMAVCEQENPEAIVFGHTALGKDLSPKIASKLAAGLISDVTEIEGEDDDALFIRPIYSGKAFEKVKHKEGLLFITVRPNNIAALEKDESRSGDVTSVDVDVKDLRTIISEVVRKATEGVDMSEAKVVVAGGRGVRSADGFKPLQELADLLGGAIGASRGACDADYCDYSLQIGQTGKVITPDLYIGAGISGAIQHMAGMSNSKVIVAINKDPEAEIFKVADYGIVGDLFEVIPMMIEEVKKLKVHA, translated from the coding sequence ATGTCAAAAAAAGTATTAGTACTTGGAGAAACTCGTGATGGTGTCTTACGTAACGTTTCATTTGAAGCAATTGCAGCTGCAAAAAAAGTTTCAGCAGGCGGAGAAGTTGTTGGGGTACTACTAGGCGATTCCGTTCAATCACTTGGGGCAGAAATGATTCAATACGGTGCAGACCGTGTTGTAACGGTTGAGCATGAAAAATTGAAACAATATACTTCAGATGGCTACAGCCAAGGATTCATGGCGGTTTGCGAACAAGAGAATCCAGAAGCAATTGTTTTTGGTCATACAGCATTAGGAAAAGATTTATCTCCTAAAATTGCTAGTAAACTAGCAGCTGGCCTCATTTCAGATGTAACTGAAATTGAAGGAGAAGACGATGATGCTTTATTCATCCGTCCAATTTATTCCGGGAAAGCATTTGAAAAAGTAAAGCATAAAGAAGGGCTTCTGTTCATAACAGTACGTCCGAATAACATTGCGGCCTTGGAAAAAGATGAAAGTCGTAGCGGTGACGTTACTTCTGTTGATGTGGATGTAAAAGATTTACGTACAATTATTTCTGAAGTTGTTCGTAAAGCCACTGAAGGCGTTGACATGTCAGAAGCGAAAGTCGTTGTTGCTGGTGGGCGTGGTGTGCGAAGTGCAGATGGCTTTAAGCCACTACAAGAACTTGCGGACCTATTAGGTGGTGCAATTGGTGCATCACGTGGTGCATGTGACGCAGATTACTGTGACTATTCACTACAAATCGGTCAAACAGGTAAAGTTATTACGCCAGATCTTTACATCGGTGCTGGAATTTCTGGTGCTATCCAACATATGGCAGGGATGTCAAACTCCAAAGTGATTGTCGCCATAAACAAAGACCCAGAAGCGGAAATCTTCAAAGTTGCGGATTACGGCATCGTAGGGGACTTATTCGAAGTCATTCCAATGATGATTGAAGAAGTTAAGAAATTAAAGGTTCATGCATAA
- the trxA gene encoding thioredoxin translates to MAIINATDKDFAEHIAEGVVLVDFWAPWCGPCKMIAPVLEELDGEIEGKAKIVKVDVDDNQETAGKFGIMSIPTLVLFKDGEMVEKVVGFQPKDALAQLIEKHA, encoded by the coding sequence ATGGCAATTATTAATGCGACAGACAAAGACTTTGCAGAACACATTGCAGAAGGTGTTGTACTTGTTGATTTTTGGGCACCTTGGTGCGGACCTTGTAAAATGATTGCTCCAGTATTAGAGGAGCTTGACGGTGAAATCGAAGGGAAAGCGAAAATTGTAAAAGTTGACGTAGACGATAACCAAGAAACTGCTGGTAAATTCGGAATTATGTCAATTCCTACACTTGTTCTTTTCAAAGATGGCGAAATGGTTGAAAAAGTTGTTGGTTTCCAACCTAAAGATGCACTCGCACAATTAATTGAAAAGCACGCATAA
- the uvrC gene encoding excinuclease ABC subunit UvrC — translation MNDLIKEKLAILPDHPGCYLMKDRQGTVIYVGKAKVLRQRVRSYFTGSHDGKTQRLVSEIVDFETIITSSDIEALILELNLIKQYDPKYNVMLKDDKSYPYLKITAERHPRLIITRRVKNDKGKYFGPYPNAYAAGETKKLLDRIYPYRKCQTLPTRSCLYYHLGQCLAPCIHEVEEETYKEMIANITRFLNGGYKSVKKELTEKMNEAAESLEFERAKEYRDQITNIEMVMEKQTMTMNDFTDRDIFGYAVDKGWMCVQVFFVRQGKLIERDVSIFPLYKDPEEELLTFIGQFYGKSDHLIPKEILLPPDVDAEVVKQLLSVQVFIPQRGKKKDLVQLAMKNARISLSEKFQLIERQEQRTVGACEELGEAMNIAVPHRIEAFDNSHTHGVDPVSAMVSFIDGKPNRKDYRKYKTKTAAMHDDYGAMREVVRRRYVRVLKEDLPLPDLVIIDGGKGQMEVAREVIEDELGLSIPIAGLAKDEKHQTSQLLYGDPVELIPLKRTSEAFYLLQRIQDEVHRFAITFHRQRRGANTITSSLDNIPGIGPKRKTALLKHFGSVKKIREATAEELQKAGLPEKLAESVEAYFQKELPENK, via the coding sequence ATGAATGATTTAATAAAAGAGAAGTTAGCGATTTTACCCGATCATCCCGGATGCTACTTAATGAAAGACCGTCAAGGGACTGTCATTTACGTCGGGAAAGCGAAAGTGTTGAGGCAGCGCGTTCGCAGCTACTTTACAGGCAGCCATGATGGGAAAACGCAAAGACTCGTAAGTGAAATTGTTGATTTTGAAACGATTATTACGTCTTCAGATATTGAAGCGCTTATTTTAGAATTAAATTTAATTAAACAATATGATCCGAAATATAACGTCATGTTGAAGGATGATAAATCGTATCCTTACTTAAAGATTACAGCTGAACGTCATCCAAGATTAATCATTACGAGACGTGTGAAAAATGACAAAGGAAAATACTTTGGTCCTTATCCAAACGCATATGCGGCGGGTGAGACGAAGAAGTTATTGGACCGAATTTACCCATATCGTAAATGCCAAACATTACCGACCAGGTCATGTCTGTACTATCACCTAGGACAATGTTTAGCACCTTGTATTCATGAGGTAGAGGAAGAGACGTACAAAGAAATGATTGCAAACATCACTCGTTTTTTAAACGGCGGGTATAAAAGCGTGAAAAAAGAATTGACGGAAAAAATGAATGAGGCAGCGGAATCATTAGAGTTCGAACGGGCAAAAGAGTACCGTGACCAAATCACGAATATCGAAATGGTAATGGAAAAACAAACGATGACGATGAATGACTTTACTGACCGAGATATTTTTGGCTATGCGGTCGATAAGGGCTGGATGTGTGTCCAAGTATTTTTTGTCCGTCAAGGTAAGCTGATTGAGCGAGATGTCTCAATTTTTCCTTTATATAAAGATCCAGAAGAAGAATTATTAACGTTTATCGGACAGTTTTATGGTAAGTCAGACCACTTAATTCCGAAAGAAATATTATTACCTCCCGATGTGGATGCAGAAGTTGTAAAGCAATTATTAAGCGTACAAGTATTTATTCCACAAAGAGGGAAAAAGAAAGACCTCGTACAGTTGGCGATGAAAAATGCACGAATTTCATTGTCTGAGAAGTTCCAACTAATCGAACGGCAAGAACAGCGAACAGTTGGTGCTTGTGAGGAACTTGGCGAAGCGATGAACATTGCTGTTCCGCATCGTATTGAGGCATTTGACAACTCTCATACGCACGGTGTGGATCCTGTTTCGGCAATGGTTTCTTTTATTGACGGTAAGCCGAATCGTAAAGATTACCGTAAGTATAAAACGAAAACCGCCGCGATGCACGATGATTATGGTGCGATGCGTGAAGTTGTGAGAAGGCGATATGTGCGTGTTTTAAAAGAAGATTTACCGTTGCCTGATTTGGTAATAATTGATGGCGGAAAAGGTCAAATGGAAGTGGCACGGGAAGTCATTGAAGATGAATTAGGCTTATCGATTCCGATTGCTGGATTGGCAAAAGATGAGAAGCACCAAACGTCACAACTTCTTTACGGCGATCCAGTCGAACTAATTCCATTAAAGAGAACAAGTGAAGCCTTTTATTTGTTGCAACGAATTCAAGACGAAGTGCATAGATTTGCGATTACATTCCACCGTCAACGAAGAGGGGCAAATACGATAACTTCTTCTCTGGACAACATTCCAGGCATTGGACCGAAAAGAAAAACGGCCCTGCTTAAACATTTCGGCTCTGTGAAAAAGATTCGGGAAGCAACAGCTGAAGAACTTCAAAAAGCTGGATTGCCGGAAAAACTAGCAGAGTCTGTGGAAGCATATTTCCAAAAAGAATTGCCAGAAAATAAGTAA
- a CDS encoding aspartate kinase → MEKIVMKFGGTSVANEERIERAASLIIDEVNTGKQVAVVVSAMGKTTDKLLALAADIHPDAEKRELDMLLATGEQVTASLLAMAISAKGIPSKSFTGWQAGIRTESIHSNARIEDVDSKRVVDTLESGAVAVIAGFQGIDHDAEVTTLGRGGSDTSAVAVAIAINASACDIYTDVEGVFTTDPRMIEEAAKLNEISYDEMLELANLGAGVLHPRAIEFAKNHQMPLRVRPAHINGEGTMIKEEIEMENNLIVRGVAFEEDIVRITIMYDTPYNGSLANIFTVLAEQQVNVDIIVQTIMDGEQPSVSFSIKNEDFAKAMNVLEMNKEELGYKRADFEVGLAKVSIVGSGMVSNPGVAAHMFDALRDASIPIKMVSTSEIKVSVVIPSMYMKEAVAVLHKTFELGHVG, encoded by the coding sequence TTGGAGAAGATTGTAATGAAGTTTGGTGGAACATCGGTTGCCAATGAAGAAAGAATTGAAAGGGCAGCTTCTTTAATTATTGATGAAGTAAATACAGGGAAACAAGTGGCTGTTGTTGTGTCTGCAATGGGAAAAACGACAGATAAATTACTAGCGCTTGCAGCAGATATTCATCCTGATGCGGAAAAACGTGAATTGGATATGTTGCTTGCAACGGGTGAACAAGTGACTGCTTCCTTACTGGCAATGGCAATTTCCGCGAAAGGGATCCCATCGAAATCATTTACCGGGTGGCAAGCAGGCATTAGAACGGAATCAATCCACAGCAACGCACGCATTGAAGACGTCGATTCGAAAAGAGTAGTAGATACACTAGAATCAGGCGCGGTGGCGGTCATCGCAGGTTTTCAAGGTATTGATCACGATGCTGAAGTCACGACGCTTGGCCGGGGTGGCTCGGACACGAGTGCAGTTGCGGTTGCGATTGCAATTAATGCCTCCGCATGCGATATTTATACGGACGTTGAAGGGGTTTTTACGACAGATCCGAGAATGATAGAAGAGGCAGCAAAATTAAATGAAATCTCTTATGATGAAATGCTTGAATTGGCAAATTTAGGTGCGGGCGTACTTCACCCGCGTGCAATTGAGTTTGCTAAAAATCATCAAATGCCGCTTCGTGTAAGACCAGCTCATATAAACGGCGAAGGCACGATGATTAAGGAGGAAATTGAAATGGAAAATAATCTTATCGTACGTGGAGTTGCTTTTGAAGAAGACATCGTACGCATTACAATTATGTACGACACCCCTTACAATGGTTCGCTTGCGAATATATTTACTGTGCTCGCTGAACAGCAAGTAAACGTAGACATAATTGTTCAAACAATCATGGATGGAGAACAACCGTCTGTTTCATTTTCAATTAAAAATGAAGACTTTGCAAAAGCGATGAACGTGCTAGAGATGAATAAAGAAGAACTTGGCTATAAACGAGCAGATTTCGAAGTGGGACTGGCTAAAGTCTCTATCGTAGGCAGTGGAATGGTTTCGAATCCTGGCGTGGCGGCGCACATGTTTGATGCATTACGCGATGCGTCAATTCCCATTAAGATGGTCAGCACATCTGAAATTAAAGTCTCAGTCGTTATTCCTAGTATGTATATGAAAGAGGCAGTCGCCGTGTTACATAAAACATTTGAACTTGGGCATGTAGGGTAA
- a CDS encoding YslB family protein, with the protein MENHTYGEPTQFGYELIRDHVLPSILGKHEGDILYWAGKEIARKFPVFSMEEIPSFFLEAGWGQLQLEKKSKKEAFYKLISPGENLKVSERNFQLEAGFLAEQYQKLNGVLTECYAAPERNEQSITFHIAWDKKETV; encoded by the coding sequence GTGGAGAATCATACATACGGGGAACCGACCCAATTCGGTTATGAATTAATACGAGACCATGTATTGCCAAGTATTCTTGGTAAACATGAAGGCGATATTCTTTACTGGGCCGGTAAAGAAATTGCTCGTAAGTTTCCAGTTTTCAGCATGGAAGAAATCCCTTCTTTTTTCCTTGAAGCTGGTTGGGGACAGCTTCAACTTGAAAAAAAGTCAAAAAAAGAAGCCTTTTACAAATTAATTAGCCCTGGTGAAAATCTAAAAGTAAGCGAGCGAAACTTCCAATTAGAAGCGGGATTTCTTGCAGAGCAATACCAAAAACTGAATGGCGTGCTTACAGAGTGTTATGCGGCCCCTGAGCGTAATGAACAATCAATTACTTTCCATATTGCGTGGGATAAAAAAGAAACCGTTTAA
- a CDS encoding succinate dehydrogenase cytochrome b558 subunit, which produces MTRESDFFVRRLHSLLGIIPVGLFLVQHLVINHFATRGPEAFNQASDFMGNLPFVLFLEWFIIYIPLMFHAFYGVYIAFTAKNNVKRYGTFRNWMFMLQRITGVFLVIFIAWHIWETRIQKALGAEVNYDMMADILANPFMLVFYIAGVVAAAFHLFNGVWGVLVTWGIAQSPRSQQIVTYITMAAFVILSIIGVQALFAFT; this is translated from the coding sequence TTGACGAGAGAATCTGATTTTTTTGTGCGCCGCCTTCATTCTTTGCTAGGGATTATTCCAGTTGGACTTTTTCTAGTTCAACACTTAGTCATTAACCATTTTGCGACACGAGGACCAGAAGCATTCAATCAAGCTTCAGACTTTATGGGGAATTTGCCATTCGTTCTATTTTTAGAATGGTTTATTATTTATATCCCATTAATGTTCCACGCGTTTTATGGTGTATACATAGCTTTCACGGCAAAGAATAATGTTAAGCGCTACGGTACGTTCCGTAACTGGATGTTTATGTTACAAAGAATTACAGGGGTATTCCTAGTAATCTTTATCGCATGGCACATCTGGGAAACAAGAATTCAAAAGGCTTTAGGAGCAGAAGTGAACTACGACATGATGGCGGATATTTTAGCGAATCCGTTCATGCTTGTATTTTATATTGCGGGTGTAGTTGCAGCTGCGTTCCACTTGTTTAACGGAGTATGGGGTGTTCTTGTGACTTGGGGAATTGCACAGTCACCACGTTCACAGCAAATCGTTACGTATATCACGATGGCAGCATTCGTAATCCTTTCAATCATTGGTGTTCAAGCATTATTTGCATTTACTTAA